In Pseudomonas oryzicola, one DNA window encodes the following:
- a CDS encoding ABC transporter permease, giving the protein MLKGYGAVILDGAWLTLQLALSSMALAIVLGLIGVALRLSPVRWLAWLGDLYSTVIRGIPDLVLILLIFYGGQDIINRVAPLLGYEDYIDLNPLIAGIGTLGFIFGAYLSETFRGAFLGIPKGQAEAGVAYGMSNRQVFFRIQVPQMIRLAIPGFTNNWLVLTKATALISVVGLQDMMFKAKQAADATREPFTFFLAVAALYLVLTSVSLLALKYLERRYSVGVKVAEL; this is encoded by the coding sequence ATGTTGAAAGGCTACGGGGCAGTCATCCTCGACGGGGCGTGGCTGACGCTGCAGCTCGCCTTGTCGTCGATGGCCCTGGCCATCGTGCTCGGCCTGATCGGTGTGGCGCTGCGCTTGTCGCCGGTGCGCTGGCTGGCCTGGCTGGGCGATCTCTACTCCACGGTGATCCGTGGCATTCCGGACCTGGTCCTGATCCTGCTGATCTTCTACGGCGGGCAAGACATCATCAACCGGGTGGCGCCGCTGCTCGGCTACGAAGACTACATCGACCTGAACCCGTTGATCGCAGGTATCGGTACCCTGGGCTTCATCTTTGGTGCGTACCTGTCGGAAACCTTCCGTGGCGCATTCCTGGGCATTCCCAAGGGGCAGGCCGAAGCGGGCGTGGCCTATGGCATGAGCAATCGCCAGGTGTTCTTCCGTATCCAGGTGCCACAGATGATTCGCCTGGCGATCCCGGGTTTCACCAACAACTGGCTGGTGCTGACCAAGGCCACCGCGCTGATCTCGGTGGTCGGCCTGCAGGACATGATGTTCAAGGCCAAGCAGGCGGCCGATGCCACCCGCGAGCCTTTCACCTTCTTCCTTGCGGTGGCGGCCCTGTACCTGGTGCTGACCAGTGTCTCGCTGCTGGCCCTGAAGTATCTCGAACGCCGCTACTCGGTGGGCGTCAAGGTGGCTGAACTATGA
- a CDS encoding ABC transporter permease — protein MIFDYNVVWEALPMYFGGLLTTLKLLAISLFFGLLAAIPLGLMRVSRQPAVNLVAWLYTYVIRGTPMLVQLFLIYYGLAQFEAVRESVLWPLLSSATFCACLAFGINTSAYTAEIIAGSLKATPHGEIEAAKAVGMSRMKMYRRILLPSALRRALPQYSNEVIMMLQTTSLASIVTLIDITGAARTVNAQYYLPFEAYITAGVFYLCLTFILVRLFKMAERRWLGYLAPRKH, from the coding sequence ATGATCTTCGACTACAACGTCGTCTGGGAGGCATTGCCGATGTACTTCGGCGGCCTGCTGACCACGCTCAAGCTATTGGCCATTTCGCTGTTCTTCGGCCTGCTGGCGGCCATTCCGCTGGGCCTGATGCGGGTCTCCAGGCAGCCGGCAGTCAACCTGGTTGCCTGGCTCTATACCTATGTGATCCGCGGCACGCCGATGCTGGTGCAGCTGTTCCTGATCTACTACGGCCTGGCGCAGTTCGAGGCGGTGCGCGAAAGCGTTCTGTGGCCGCTGCTGTCCAGCGCCACCTTCTGTGCCTGCCTGGCGTTCGGCATCAACACCAGCGCCTACACCGCTGAAATCATCGCCGGCAGCCTAAAGGCCACGCCGCATGGCGAAATCGAGGCGGCCAAGGCCGTGGGGATGTCGCGCATGAAGATGTACCGGCGCATCCTGCTGCCGTCGGCCCTGCGCCGGGCGCTGCCGCAGTACAGCAACGAAGTGATCATGATGCTGCAGACTACCAGCCTGGCGTCGATCGTCACCCTGATCGACATCACTGGTGCTGCGCGCACGGTCAATGCCCAGTACTACCTGCCTTTCGAGGCTTATATCACGGCGGGCGTGTTCTATCTGTGCCTGACCTTCATCCTGGTGCGCCTGTTCAAGATGGCCGAACGCCGCTGGCTCGGCTACCTGGCGCCGCGCAAGCACTGA
- a CDS encoding ABC transporter ATP-binding protein: protein MYKLEVQDLHKRYGSHEVLKGVSLSAKAGDVISIIGSSGSGKSTFLRCINLLEQPHAGKILLNNEELKLVPGKDGALKAADPRQLQRMRSRLSMVFQHFNLWSHMTALENIIEAPVHVLGVSRKEALEKAEHYLAKVGVAHRKDAFPGHMSGGEQQRVAIARALAMEPEVMLFDEPTSALDPELVGDVLKVMQALAQEGRTMVVVTHEMGFAREVSNQLVFLHKGLVEETGCPRQVLANPQSERLKQFLSGSLK, encoded by the coding sequence ATGTACAAACTCGAAGTCCAAGACCTGCACAAGCGCTACGGCAGCCATGAGGTGCTCAAGGGCGTGTCCCTGTCGGCCAAGGCCGGCGATGTCATCAGCATCATTGGCTCCAGCGGTTCGGGCAAGTCGACCTTCCTGCGCTGCATCAACCTGCTGGAGCAGCCACACGCTGGCAAGATCCTGCTCAACAATGAAGAACTCAAGCTGGTCCCCGGCAAGGACGGTGCACTCAAGGCCGCCGACCCGCGTCAGTTGCAGCGCATGCGCTCGCGCCTGTCGATGGTGTTCCAGCACTTCAACCTGTGGTCGCACATGACTGCGCTGGAGAACATCATCGAAGCGCCGGTGCATGTGCTGGGGGTGAGCCGCAAGGAAGCCCTGGAAAAGGCCGAGCACTACCTGGCCAAGGTCGGTGTCGCGCACCGCAAGGACGCGTTCCCCGGGCACATGTCCGGTGGCGAGCAGCAGCGGGTGGCCATTGCCCGGGCGCTGGCCATGGAGCCTGAGGTCATGCTGTTCGATGAGCCGACCTCGGCGCTGGACCCGGAGCTGGTGGGTGATGTGCTCAAGGTCATGCAGGCCCTGGCCCAGGAAGGCCGGACCATGGTGGTGGTAACCCACGAAATGGGCTTTGCTCGCGAAGTCTCCAACCAGCTGGTGTTCCTGCACAAGGGCCTGGTGGAGGAGACCGGCTGCCCTCGCCAGGTACTGGCCAACCCGCAGTCGGAGCGTCTCAAGCAGTTCCTCTCCGGCAGCCTGAAGTAA
- the argR gene encoding transcriptional regulator ArgR: MTTQRIGFLIWPNARPLTLALAEEVLQVAQRVHPEVVYELQFLQAEPAQEGSWRLPGEPWNGRLDGFHKLFLVADEQPSAVGAALVAALKQLARSGCMIGGLSAGVYPLAMLGLLDGYRAAVHWRWQDDFAERFPKVIATSHLFDWDRDRLTACGGMAVTDLLLAVLARDHGAELAGAVSEELVVERIREGGERQRIPLQNRLGSSHPKLTQAVLLMEANIEEPLTTDEIAQHVCVSRRQLERIFKQYLNRVPSQYYLELRLNKARQMLMQTSKSIIQIGLSCGFSSGPHFSSAYRNFFGATPREDRNQRRNSSPFELSSAPAEKG, encoded by the coding sequence ATGACCACCCAGCGAATCGGTTTTCTCATCTGGCCCAATGCCAGGCCCTTGACCCTGGCGCTGGCCGAGGAAGTGTTGCAGGTGGCGCAGCGAGTGCATCCGGAGGTGGTCTACGAGCTGCAGTTCCTGCAGGCGGAGCCGGCACAGGAGGGCAGTTGGCGCCTGCCGGGCGAGCCGTGGAATGGCCGTCTGGACGGTTTTCACAAGCTGTTCCTGGTGGCTGACGAGCAGCCGTCGGCGGTGGGCGCGGCCCTGGTGGCGGCGCTCAAGCAGCTGGCGCGCAGTGGCTGCATGATCGGCGGCCTGTCGGCTGGGGTCTACCCCCTGGCGATGCTGGGCTTGCTCGATGGTTACCGGGCGGCGGTGCATTGGCGTTGGCAGGATGATTTTGCCGAGCGCTTCCCCAAGGTCATCGCCACCAGCCACCTGTTCGACTGGGATCGTGATCGCCTGACCGCCTGTGGTGGCATGGCGGTTACCGACCTGCTGCTGGCGGTGCTGGCGCGTGATCATGGTGCCGAGTTGGCCGGGGCGGTGTCGGAGGAACTGGTGGTCGAGCGCATTCGCGAGGGCGGCGAACGCCAGCGTATTCCGTTGCAGAATCGCCTGGGCTCCAGCCATCCCAAGCTGACCCAGGCGGTGTTGCTGATGGAAGCCAATATCGAGGAGCCGCTGACCACCGACGAAATTGCCCAGCATGTGTGCGTGTCGCGCCGGCAACTGGAGCGCATCTTCAAGCAGTATCTCAACCGCGTGCCGAGCCAGTACTACCTGGAGCTGCGGCTGAACAAGGCGCGGCAGATGCTGATGCAGACCAGCAAGTCGATCATCCAGATCGGCCTGTCCTGCGGCTTTTCCTCGGGGCCACATTTTTCCAGTGCCTACCGCAACTTCTTTGGCGCAACGCCACGCGAAGACCGTAACCAGCGGCGCAACAGCAGCCCGTTCGAGTTGAGTTCGGCGCCGGCCGAGAAGGGCTGA
- a CDS encoding aspartate aminotransferase family protein, with protein sequence MSVEQAPVQRADFDQVMVPNYSPAAFIPVRGEGSRVWDQSGRELIDFAGGIAVNALGHCHPALVKALTEQANTLWHVSNVFTNEPALRLAHKLVDATFADRAFFCNSGAEANEAAFKLARRVAHDRFGPEKHEIISTVNSFHGRTLFTVSVGGQPKYSDGFGPKITGISHVPYNDLEALKAQISDKTCAVVIEPIQGESGVVPADKAYLEGARKLCDEHNALLIFDEVQTGVGRTGSLYAYQHYGVTPDILTSAKSLGGGFPIGAMLTTTELAKHLVVGTHGTTYGGNPLGCAVACAVLDVVNTPETLAGIKAKHERFKVRLEQIGQKYQLFTQVRGVGLLLGCVLADAWKGKAKDVLNAAEKEGVMVLQAGPDVVRFAPSLVVEDTDIDEGLDRFERAVATLTQA encoded by the coding sequence ATGTCCGTTGAGCAAGCCCCGGTGCAACGTGCCGATTTCGACCAGGTCATGGTCCCCAACTATTCCCCGGCGGCCTTCATTCCTGTACGAGGCGAGGGTTCCCGTGTCTGGGACCAGTCGGGTCGCGAGCTGATCGACTTTGCCGGTGGCATCGCGGTCAACGCCCTGGGCCACTGCCACCCGGCACTGGTCAAGGCCCTGACCGAGCAGGCCAATACCCTCTGGCACGTATCCAACGTCTTCACCAACGAGCCGGCCCTGCGCCTGGCCCACAAGCTGGTGGATGCCACGTTTGCCGACCGAGCGTTCTTCTGCAACTCCGGCGCCGAGGCCAACGAGGCCGCGTTCAAGCTGGCCCGGCGCGTTGCCCATGACCGCTTCGGCCCGGAAAAGCACGAAATCATTTCCACCGTGAACAGCTTCCACGGCCGTACCCTGTTTACCGTCAGCGTCGGTGGCCAGCCGAAGTATTCCGACGGCTTCGGCCCGAAGATCACCGGTATCAGCCATGTGCCATACAACGACCTGGAAGCGCTGAAGGCACAGATTTCCGACAAGACCTGCGCCGTGGTGATCGAGCCGATCCAGGGCGAGAGCGGCGTGGTACCGGCCGACAAGGCCTACCTGGAGGGCGCGCGCAAACTGTGTGACGAGCACAACGCCCTGCTGATCTTCGACGAAGTGCAGACTGGCGTGGGCCGTACCGGTTCGCTGTATGCCTACCAGCACTACGGTGTGACCCCGGATATCCTGACCAGCGCCAAGAGCCTGGGCGGCGGCTTCCCGATCGGCGCCATGCTGACCACCACCGAGCTGGCCAAGCACCTGGTCGTTGGCACCCACGGCACCACCTATGGCGGCAACCCGCTGGGTTGCGCCGTGGCCTGCGCGGTGCTGGACGTGGTCAACACCCCGGAAACCCTGGCTGGCATCAAGGCCAAGCACGAGCGTTTCAAGGTGCGCCTGGAGCAGATCGGCCAGAAGTACCAGCTGTTCACCCAGGTGCGTGGCGTTGGCCTGCTGCTGGGCTGCGTGCTGGCCGATGCCTGGAAAGGCAAGGCCAAGGACGTGCTCAACGCCGCCGAGAAAGAAGGCGTGATGGTGCTGCAGGCTGGCCCGGATGTGGTCCGCTTTGCACCAAGCCTGGTGGTTGAAGACACCGATATCGATGAAGGCCTGGATCGCTTCGAGCGCGCCGTGGCCACCTTGACCCAGGCCTGA
- the aruF gene encoding arginine/ornithine succinyltransferase subunit alpha, which translates to MLVMRPAQMADLNEVQRMAADSPIGVTSLPDDAARLGDKIAASETSFAAEVSFNGEESYFFVLEDSETGKLAGCSAIVASAGYSEPFYSFRNETFVHASRELKIHNKIHVLSLCHDLTGNSLLTSFYVLPELVNSGWAELNSRGRLLFMASHPERFADSVVTEIVGYSDEQGESPFWDAIGRNFFDLNYADAERLCGLKSRTFLAELMPHYPIYVPLLPDLAQEAMGQVHPRAQITFDILMREGFETEHYIDIFDGGPTLHARTSGIRSIAQSRVVPVKLEDAPVKGGRPYLVCNGQLQDYRAVLLDLDWVPGKPVSLSLAAADALGVGEGASVRLVAV; encoded by the coding sequence ATGCTGGTGATGCGCCCTGCGCAAATGGCTGATCTGAACGAAGTGCAGCGCATGGCTGCAGACAGCCCCATTGGTGTCACCTCGCTGCCGGACGACGCTGCTCGCCTGGGCGACAAGATCGCCGCTTCCGAGACTTCCTTCGCCGCCGAGGTCAGCTTCAACGGAGAGGAGAGCTACTTCTTCGTCCTCGAAGACAGTGAAACCGGCAAGCTGGCCGGCTGCTCGGCGATCGTCGCTTCGGCCGGCTACTCCGAGCCGTTCTACAGCTTTCGTAACGAAACCTTCGTGCACGCCTCGCGCGAGCTGAAGATCCACAACAAGATCCACGTGCTGTCGCTGTGCCACGACCTCACCGGCAACAGCCTGCTGACCAGCTTCTATGTACTGCCGGAGCTGGTGAACAGCGGTTGGGCCGAACTCAATTCGCGTGGTCGCCTGTTGTTCATGGCTTCGCACCCGGAGCGTTTCGCCGATTCGGTGGTGACCGAGATCGTCGGCTACAGCGACGAGCAGGGTGAATCGCCGTTCTGGGATGCCATCGGGCGCAATTTCTTCGACCTCAACTACGCCGATGCCGAGCGCCTGTGCGGCCTGAAGAGCCGTACCTTCCTCGCCGAGCTGATGCCGCACTACCCGATCTACGTGCCGCTGCTGCCTGACCTGGCGCAGGAGGCGATGGGCCAGGTGCATCCGCGGGCGCAGATCACCTTCGACATCCTCATGCGCGAAGGCTTCGAAACCGAGCACTACATCGACATCTTCGATGGTGGCCCGACCTTGCATGCGCGTACTTCGGGCATCCGCTCGATCGCCCAGAGCCGGGTGGTGCCGGTGAAGCTCGAGGACGCCCCGGTCAAGGGCGGGCGCCCGTACCTGGTGTGCAATGGCCAGTTGCAGGACTACCGCGCAGTGCTGCTGGACCTGGACTGGGTGCCCGGCAAGCCGGTCAGCCTGAGCCTGGCCGCGGCCGATGCGCTGGGGGTGGGCGAAGGTGCCAGCGTGCGCCTGGTCGCGGTCTGA
- the astA gene encoding arginine N-succinyltransferase has protein sequence MIVRPVRSSDLPALIELARSTGTTGLTTLPANEERLGHRVGWAEKSFRGEAERADTDYLFVLENDEGLVVGISAIAGAVGLREPWYNYRVGLTVSASQELKIYREIPTLFLANDLTGNSELCSLFLRSDYRSGLNGRLLSRARMLFMAEFPELFGKKIIAEMRGMSDEQGRSPFWESLGRHFFKMEFSQADYLTGVGNKSFIAELMPKFPLYTCFLSEAARNVIGRVHKDTEPALAMLKQEGFNYQGYVDIFDAGPAIECDTDKIRAVRESQTLVLAVGTPGDDATPYIIHNRKRDDCRITAAPARLAAGTLVVDPLTAKRLRMGAGDNVRAVPLSASREAK, from the coding sequence ATGATCGTTCGTCCTGTACGCAGCAGCGATTTGCCTGCGTTGATCGAATTGGCACGCAGCACCGGGACCACCGGGCTGACCACGCTGCCGGCCAACGAAGAGCGCCTGGGGCATCGCGTTGGCTGGGCGGAAAAAAGCTTCCGTGGCGAAGCCGAGCGCGCCGACACCGACTACCTGTTCGTGCTGGAAAACGACGAAGGCCTGGTGGTGGGCATCAGTGCCATTGCCGGTGCCGTCGGCTTGCGCGAGCCCTGGTACAACTACCGCGTCGGGCTGACTGTCAGCGCCTCGCAGGAGCTGAAGATCTATCGCGAAATCCCCACTCTGTTCCTGGCCAACGACCTGACCGGCAACTCCGAGCTGTGTTCGCTGTTCCTGCGCAGCGACTACCGCTCGGGCCTCAATGGCCGCCTGTTGTCGCGGGCGCGCATGCTGTTCATGGCCGAGTTCCCCGAGCTGTTCGGCAAGAAAATCATCGCCGAAATGCGCGGCATGTCCGATGAGCAGGGCCGTTCACCGTTCTGGGAAAGCCTGGGCCGGCACTTCTTCAAGATGGAGTTCAGCCAGGCCGACTACCTTACCGGTGTGGGCAACAAGTCGTTCATCGCCGAGCTGATGCCCAAGTTCCCGCTGTACACCTGCTTCCTGTCCGAGGCAGCACGCAACGTGATCGGCCGCGTGCACAAGGACACCGAGCCGGCGCTGGCCATGCTCAAGCAGGAAGGTTTCAACTACCAGGGCTACGTCGACATTTTCGACGCCGGCCCTGCCATCGAGTGTGACACCGACAAGATCCGCGCCGTACGCGAAAGCCAGACCCTGGTACTGGCCGTAGGTACACCGGGCGATGACGCCACTCCTTACATCATTCACAACCGCAAGCGCGACGACTGCCGCATCACGGCCGCGCCTGCGCGGCTGGCCGCCGGTACCCTGGTGGTCGACCCCCTGACGGCCAAGCGCCTGCGCATGGGGGCCGGCGACAACGTGCGCGCGGTGCCGCTGTCGGCGAGCCGGGAGGCCAAATAA
- the astD gene encoding succinylglutamate-semialdehyde dehydrogenase, producing the protein MTTHYIAGNWQAGQGETLQSLNPVTQSVVWQGQGADASQVDAAVQAARQAFPAWAQLSLEARIDVLEKFAEQLKTHAEALAQCIGEETGKPLWESATEVTSMINKVAISVQSYRERTGEKSGPLADATAVLRHKPHGVVAVFGPYNFPGHLPNGHIVPALLAGNCVVFKPSELTPKVAELTVNCWIAAGLPAGVLNLVQGARETGVALAANPGIDGLFFTGSSRTGNLLHQQFAGRPDKILALEMGGNNPLVVDEVKDLDAAVYTIIQSAFISAGQRCTCARRLLVPQGTWGDALIARLVEVCKTITVGAFDAQPAPFMGSVISLQAARALLAAQAELVANGAVKLLEMTQPQADAALLTPGILDVSAVSERPDEEFFGPLLQVVRYADFDAAIEEANNTQYGLAAGLLSDSRARYQYFWLRSRAGIVNWNKQLTGAASSAPFGGVGASGNHRASAYYAADYCAYPVASLETASLALPATLTPGITL; encoded by the coding sequence ATGACCACGCATTACATCGCAGGCAACTGGCAGGCCGGCCAGGGCGAAACCCTGCAGTCGCTCAACCCGGTAACGCAATCCGTCGTCTGGCAAGGGCAGGGGGCTGATGCCAGCCAGGTAGACGCCGCCGTGCAGGCCGCCCGCCAGGCTTTCCCGGCCTGGGCGCAACTGAGCCTGGAAGCGCGCATCGACGTGCTGGAAAAGTTTGCCGAGCAGCTCAAGACCCATGCCGAAGCGCTGGCCCAGTGCATCGGCGAGGAAACCGGCAAGCCCCTGTGGGAGTCGGCAACCGAAGTCACCAGCATGATCAACAAGGTGGCGATCTCGGTGCAAAGCTACCGCGAGCGCACCGGCGAGAAGAGCGGCCCGCTGGCCGATGCCACGGCCGTGCTACGGCACAAGCCCCACGGCGTGGTGGCGGTGTTCGGCCCGTACAACTTCCCTGGTCACCTGCCCAACGGCCATATCGTGCCAGCCTTGTTGGCGGGTAATTGCGTGGTTTTCAAGCCCAGCGAGCTGACCCCCAAGGTCGCCGAGCTGACCGTCAACTGCTGGATTGCCGCCGGCCTGCCGGCGGGTGTGCTGAACCTGGTGCAGGGCGCGCGTGAGACTGGCGTGGCGCTGGCCGCCAACCCCGGTATCGACGGCCTGTTCTTCACCGGCTCCAGCCGTACCGGCAACCTGCTGCACCAGCAGTTCGCAGGCCGCCCGGACAAGATCCTGGCGCTGGAGATGGGGGGCAACAACCCGCTGGTGGTGGACGAGGTCAAGGACCTCGACGCTGCGGTATACACCATCATCCAGTCGGCATTCATTTCCGCTGGCCAGCGCTGCACCTGCGCCCGTCGCCTGCTGGTGCCGCAAGGCACCTGGGGCGATGCGCTGATCGCCCGTCTGGTCGAGGTGTGCAAGACCATCACGGTGGGTGCGTTCGATGCGCAACCGGCACCATTCATGGGCTCGGTGATTTCGCTGCAGGCGGCGCGGGCGCTGCTGGCGGCCCAGGCCGAGCTGGTTGCCAACGGCGCCGTGAAGCTGCTGGAAATGACCCAGCCGCAGGCCGATGCCGCGCTGCTGACCCCGGGCATCCTCGATGTCAGTGCCGTCAGCGAGCGGCCGGACGAAGAATTCTTCGGCCCGCTGCTGCAGGTGGTTCGCTACGCCGATTTCGATGCCGCCATCGAAGAGGCCAACAATACCCAGTACGGCCTGGCTGCCGGTTTGCTGTCCGACTCCCGCGCCCGCTACCAGTACTTCTGGCTGCGCAGCCGTGCCGGCATCGTCAACTGGAACAAACAGCTGACCGGCGCCGCCAGCAGCGCGCCGTTCGGTGGTGTCGGCGCCAGTGGCAACCACCGCGCCAGCGCCTATTACGCCGCTGACTACTGCGCTTACCCCGTGGCTTCGCTGGAGACCGCCAGCCTTGCCTTGCCGGCGACCCTGACGCCGGGCATCACCCTATAA
- the astB gene encoding N-succinylarginine dihydrolase, with translation MKSYEVNFDGLVGPTHNYGGLSYGNVASQSNSQQGSNPREAARQGLAKMKALADMGFKQGVLAPQERPDVAALRRLGFSGSDAEVIQRAAREAMPLLVASCSASSMWVANAATVSPSADTADGRVHFTAANLNCKYHRSIEHPTTSRVLGAMFSDAQYFAHHAALPAVAQFGDEGAANHTRFCRSYGEAGVEFFVYGRSAFDSRYPAPQKYPARQTLEASQAVARLHGLSDDGVVYAQQNPAVIDQGVFHNDVISVGNGEVLFYHEDAFLQTDTVLGQLRAKLASKGGNFQAICVPRAAVTVEDAVRSYLFNSQLLSREDGSMLLVVPEECRNNERVWAYLGQLTSQGGPVKEVKVFDLKQSMQNGGGPACLRLRVALKETELAAVNQGVIMTAPLYDTLVQWVDKHYRDRLGEADLADPQLLLECRTALDELTQILKLGSVYPFQRQP, from the coding sequence ATGAAATCCTATGAAGTGAATTTTGATGGCCTGGTGGGGCCTACCCACAACTATGGCGGCCTGTCCTACGGTAACGTGGCTTCGCAGAGCAACAGCCAGCAAGGCTCCAACCCGCGCGAAGCTGCGCGCCAGGGTCTGGCGAAGATGAAAGCGCTGGCCGACATGGGCTTCAAGCAGGGCGTACTGGCACCGCAGGAGCGCCCGGACGTGGCCGCGCTGCGTCGCCTGGGCTTCAGCGGCAGCGATGCCGAAGTGATCCAGCGTGCTGCCAGGGAGGCCATGCCGTTGCTGGTGGCCAGTTGCTCGGCCTCGAGCATGTGGGTGGCCAACGCCGCCACGGTCAGCCCGAGCGCCGACACGGCCGATGGTCGCGTGCACTTCACCGCCGCCAACCTCAACTGCAAGTACCACCGCAGCATCGAGCACCCGACCACCAGCCGCGTGCTCGGGGCCATGTTCAGCGATGCACAGTATTTTGCCCACCATGCGGCGCTGCCCGCCGTGGCCCAGTTCGGTGACGAGGGGGCGGCCAACCACACGCGCTTCTGCCGTAGCTACGGCGAGGCTGGCGTGGAGTTCTTCGTGTATGGCCGCAGTGCGTTCGACAGCCGCTACCCGGCGCCGCAGAAATACCCGGCCCGGCAAACCCTGGAGGCCTCGCAGGCAGTGGCCAGGCTGCATGGCCTGAGCGACGATGGCGTGGTCTACGCTCAGCAGAACCCGGCCGTGATCGACCAGGGCGTGTTCCACAACGATGTGATTTCGGTGGGTAACGGCGAAGTGCTGTTCTACCACGAGGACGCTTTCCTCCAGACCGACACGGTACTTGGCCAGCTGCGAGCTAAACTGGCCAGCAAGGGTGGCAACTTCCAGGCCATCTGCGTGCCACGCGCAGCGGTCACGGTAGAGGACGCTGTGCGTTCCTACCTGTTCAACAGCCAGCTGCTCAGCCGCGAGGACGGGTCCATGCTGCTGGTGGTGCCGGAAGAGTGCCGCAACAACGAGCGGGTCTGGGCCTACCTTGGCCAGCTGACCAGCCAGGGCGGCCCGGTGAAGGAGGTCAAGGTGTTCGACCTCAAGCAGAGCATGCAGAACGGCGGTGGCCCGGCTTGCCTGCGGTTGCGCGTGGCGTTGAAGGAAACCGAACTGGCAGCGGTCAACCAAGGCGTTATCATGACCGCCCCGCTGTACGACACCCTGGTGCAGTGGGTCGACAAGCATTACCGCGACCGCCTTGGCGAAGCGGACCTGGCCGACCCGCAGCTGTTGCTGGAATGCCGTACGGCGCTGGATGAGTTGACCCAGATCCTGAAGTTGGGCTCGGTGTATCCGTTCCAACGCCAACCTTGA
- a CDS encoding topoisomerase II has product MTDALRLILEDEDGTQLETSCTRFAVVWQGKEVWIQQDGRGQLLIGVDVEEDDTEYANLLLRPMATNLVSLQLEMEPAELAEDDDHVHGPDCGHHH; this is encoded by the coding sequence ATGACCGACGCCCTGCGCCTGATCCTCGAAGATGAAGACGGCACCCAGCTGGAGACCTCCTGCACCCGCTTTGCCGTGGTCTGGCAAGGCAAGGAAGTGTGGATTCAGCAAGATGGCCGTGGCCAGCTGCTGATCGGCGTGGATGTCGAGGAAGACGACACCGAGTATGCCAACCTGTTGCTGCGGCCGATGGCCACCAACCTGGTCAGCCTGCAACTGGAAATGGAGCCGGCGGAGCTTGCCGAAGACGACGATCACGTCCATGGCCCCGACTGCGGCCACCACCACTAA
- the astE gene encoding succinylglutamate desuccinylase: protein MLALGKLLELTLTDHEPAEKTQVTPKGVRLRWLGEGALEVRPAESDDCGLDLLLSAGIHGNETAPIELLERLLHGVANGKVIPRARVLFLFGNPAAIRKGERFIEQDINRLFNGRHELSSGFEALRAAELEQFARVFFSKPGRNRLHYDLHTAIRGSKIEQFALYPYKEGRKHSRRELARLAAAGMQAVLLQSKSSITFSAFTYEQLEAEAFTLELGKARPFGQNELVNLDRLEERLIQIIENTEPEGEGSLDGLQLFSVSREIIKHSDSFHLHLPADIENFSELSKGYLLAEDLAETRWVVEEEGARIIFPNPKVKNGLRAGILIVPDSGQRLG from the coding sequence ATGCTCGCCCTTGGCAAATTGCTTGAGCTGACCCTCACCGATCACGAACCGGCCGAGAAGACCCAAGTGACGCCCAAGGGTGTGCGTTTGCGCTGGCTAGGAGAGGGCGCACTCGAAGTGCGTCCGGCCGAAAGCGACGATTGCGGGCTCGACTTGCTGTTGTCCGCCGGTATCCACGGCAACGAAACGGCGCCGATCGAGTTGCTCGAGCGCCTGCTGCATGGCGTGGCCAATGGCAAGGTCATACCCAGGGCGCGGGTACTGTTCCTGTTCGGTAACCCTGCGGCGATCCGCAAGGGGGAGCGCTTCATCGAGCAGGACATCAACCGCCTGTTCAACGGTCGCCACGAGTTGTCCAGTGGCTTCGAGGCTTTGCGTGCTGCCGAGCTGGAACAGTTCGCCCGGGTGTTTTTCAGCAAGCCTGGGCGCAACCGCCTGCATTACGACCTGCATACGGCAATTCGCGGCTCGAAGATCGAGCAGTTCGCCTTGTATCCCTATAAAGAGGGGCGCAAGCATTCCCGTCGCGAGCTGGCACGCCTGGCGGCAGCGGGCATGCAGGCAGTGCTGCTGCAGAGCAAGTCGTCCATTACCTTCAGTGCTTTCACCTATGAGCAACTGGAAGCCGAAGCCTTTACCCTGGAGTTGGGCAAGGCCCGCCCGTTCGGCCAGAATGAACTGGTCAACCTCGACAGGCTGGAAGAGCGCCTGATCCAAATCATCGAGAACACCGAGCCGGAAGGTGAAGGTTCGCTGGATGGCTTGCAGCTGTTCAGCGTTTCCCGCGAGATCATCAAGCACAGCGACAGCTTCCACCTGCACCTGCCGGCGGATATCGAGAACTTCTCCGAGCTGAGCAAGGGCTACCTGCTGGCCGAGGATCTTGCCGAGACACGCTGGGTGGTAGAGGAGGAGGGTGCGCGCATCATCTTCCCCAATCCCAAGGTCAAGAACGGCTTGCGCGCCGGGATCCTCATCGTTCCGGACTCGGGGCAGCGGCTGGGCTGA